In Carassius carassius unplaced genomic scaffold, fCarCar2.1 SCAFFOLD_158, whole genome shotgun sequence, the genomic window TAATGTCTgatttactgaagaaaagagaacgAGTCTCGTCTttaagatcacacacacacacttttatataacttacattaaataattaaaaatgactaTAATTAAACATGACTATATATCTTGCTTAAAATTAACTCAAAGTAGGTTGGAAATAAACATGTATTAATATATTCAGTAAATAAAGATGtggttgtttattaataaatgttcaccTTTGATCACTCCTGATGCCTCTAGTAATTATGCGtctgctttttaatttataaccCATTTTGGGTTCTTTTAAAGCTTGTCATACAGTAATTTAGAAACAATAGTggagttaaattaaataaaactaccaAAGGTTGGGTTAGGCATTCAtgcaagcatttatttatttagagtgtGAAAAAGCTGTTTTTGACGCATTTCCTCTGAGCATCACAGACCGATTGGCCTTTTGCAGGAGTTCCTGTTTCTACtttaattgttatttataatACTTTAGTAGACAACCGTACTTAATTATTTCTCCGTTTTcggttgtgtgtgtatatatactgcatgAAACCAGACCAGAGAAGAGTGAgcgatggagaaaaaaaaaatttgtagttGCATTTGTAGTTGTTTGCCTTTCAGATCCAAACTTGATGTGAGGAGAGTAGAAATGAATCACGCACCGCGGTTTATAGATGTCTgcgctattattattattactggaaCGACCGCTGATTGGCTGCGCTGCTCgatatgtaaatgagatgttgcGTCAGTGTGTACGTGGCGCGTCGTCAGTAAACCATTCCGTTTAGTTCATCTGGCGCCAAATATCGTGTGTTTGAGAGAATAAAGCAACCTCATAAATCAAATGAGAATCATCATTAAGGATAATGattgaaaagaagaaaaagtacTTTAATTAGTGCTTAATTAAGTGAAATTCATCCTTTGAACACTGAAAACAAActaatgcaaatatatttaattatataatacttgattttgtagttatttttgttttaccatcgagatatacatttttgcttatattatgaaaaaaaaaaattactttcattttagtttaggttttagtaattttattagctctagttttttttataaatgtctatttttaaaagttagtttttatatttaatctaaaCAGCAGTGATATGTTTCTGGATGTTACTGAGCATGTCCTGAGATGTGGTGTATGATTGTAGTTCCTGACAGATGCTCAGTCACTCGTGTTATTAAACTCTGTTAAAATCTCTCGGTTCAGTGTCAAATCATGAGGAAAGAAGAGCTCATTACTCAAACCTCAGTTTATTTCACTCATACAAAATCAAGAGAAGGTTAAAAGCGAACAGACGAGAGAAGTCACGAGACTCTCTCCAGTGTCACAAACATTAAGAGACTAAAAGATATAAAACAAAGGGGAAATCAGAGACAAATGTGCATCGACGGGGAAATGAACAGAGTGCTCTCAAACCAAATCAACATCCGATGAACGACCTGGAACAGAACGAGTTAAAACTTCATGAAAGCGCCGCTGCACAGTTTCATCGCTGCAAGACACAAGCTTTAATCGTAAAACTAGCTTAAAAAGGACAAAAACCAGAAACAGAAGAAGTCACAAAAGCAAAAGAACAGAACTGTCCGCTCTGCATTTCCCTTCCAACACAAAAACTCAAGGAGCATCTGCTGCtaaaaccaaccaaaacatctcGAGTGATATGCTCTTAAAACATGACTGAAGACGGAGGACAACCAGAGACACACGGGACTCGCTTCTGGCCGTTCATCCAAagaaaaagaggaggaaagacAGGCCGACtcaataaaataagattaaaaaacctAAGAGGTGTGTGATGGAGGATGTGTGTGAGAAGAGCAGCTAGGAGTCGTAGTCCTCCTCGTCCTCGTCCTGCGTCTGGAGCGGGAGAGGGACAGAAGTCATCAGAGACGCCTGCGGAGACCCCCGCGCCgcgctggacacacacacacacacacacacacacagagacatgacCGTTTCATTAATGTATGTCTAACACAAGTCTTTACAGTGCCATGTTGTGGATTTGTGAAGATGTCCCTTCATGCTGTGTGTaacagtgaatgaaaacatctgcACAGTGTGAAACCTGAAAGTGTAGGAAGTTATCGTCTTTCAAAACAGAGTCGACTCCGAGTCACGTAAATGAGTTTTTATAACCAATCTTTAGCGGTTTCAAGCGGACGTCAAACAGAAACATTAGCAACTGCAGAAATCAGACCAATCACCTCAGTTCATTGTTACACAGAGGAGGAGTCACTGAGCAAAgaagtgattttaaaataaatgcaaatgtaaaaataaatgcatattttaagacaATAAGAGTGTTTTTTGATCTTTAATGCATGTTAACTTGTTATTgtggactcccaaaaccaaaatatgaatctttcattacccataacaggggcactttaaatatatgtttttgagagagagagagagagagagagagagagagagagagagagagagagagagagacagacagagagcgacacagagagcgagcgcgagagagagcgagagacacagacagacagagagagagagagagagagagagagagagcgagagacacagacagacagagagagagagagagagagagagagagagagagagcgagagacacagacagacagagagcgagcgagagacacagacagacagagagagagagagagcgagagagagcgagagacacagacagacagagagagagcgagagacagacagacagagagcgagcgagagacacagacagacaaagagagagagagagagagagagcgagacacagacagacaaagagagagcgagagacacagacagacagagagagagcgagagacacagacagacagagagagagagagcgagagagagcgagagacacagacagacagagagagagcgagagacacaggcagacagacagacagagagagagacacagacagacagagagagagagagagagagagagagcgagagacacagacagagagagagagagagagagagagacacagacagacagagagcgagcgagagacacagacagacagagagagagagagagagagagagagcgagacacagacagacaaagagagagcgagagacacagacagacagagagagagcgagagacacagacagacagagagagagagcgagagagagcgagagacacagacagacagagagagagcgagagacacaggcagacagagagcgagcgagagacacagacagacagagagagagagagagcgagagagagcgagagacacagacagacagagagagagcgagagacacaggcagacagagagcgagcgagagacacagacagacagagagagagagagagcgagagagagcgagagacacagacagagagagagagagagagagacacagacagacagcgagcgagcgagagacacagacagacagagagcgagcgagagacacagacagacagagagcgagcgagagacacagacagacagagagagagcgagagacacagacagacagagagagagagagcgagagagagagagagagacagacagagagcgacacagagagcgagcgcgagagagagcgagagacacagacagacagagagagagagagagagagagagagcgagagacacagacagagagagagagagagagagacacagacagacagagagcgagcgagagacacagacagacagagagagagagagagagagagagagcgagacacagacagacaaagagagagcgagagacacagacagacagagagagagcgagagacacagacagacagagagagagagagcgagagagagcgagagacacagacagacagagagagagcgagagacacaggcagacagagagcgagcgagagacacagacagacagagagagagagagagcgagagagagcgagagacacagacagacagagagagagcgagagacacaggcagacagagagcgagcgagagacacagacagacagagagagagagagagcgagagagagcgagagacacagacagagagagagagagagagagacacagacagacagcgagcgagcgagagacacagacagacagagagcgagcgagagacacagacagacagagagcgagcgagagacacagacagacagagagagagcgagagacacagacagacagagagagagagagcgagagagagcgagagacacagacagacagagagagagcgagagacacaggcagacagagagcgagcgagagacacagacagacagagagagagagagagagagagagagcgagagacacagacagacagagagagagagagagagagagagagagagagagagagcgagagacacagacagagagagagagagcgagagagagcgagagacacagacagacagagagagagcgagagagagcgagagacacaggcagacagagagcgagcgagagacacagacagacaaagagagagagagagcgagagacacagacagacagagagagagagacacagacagacagagagagagagagagagagagagagagagagagagagagcgagagacacggACAGACAAAGAGCgagcgagagacacagacagacaaagagagagacacagacagacagacagagagcgagagagacagacagacagagagagagcgagagagacagacagacagacagagagagagcgagagacacagacagacagacagagagagcaagagagcgagagacacagacagacagacagacagacagagagagcgagagacagacagacagacagacagagagagagcgagagagacagacagacagacagacagagagagagcgagagagacagacagacagacagacagagagagagcgagagagacagacagagagagagcgagagagacagacagagagagagcgagagagacagacagacagacagagagagagcgagagacacagacagacagagagagcgagagacacagacagacagagagagagcgagagagacagacagagagagagcgagacagacagacagagagagagcgagagagagagagagacagacagagagagagcgagagagacagacagagagagagcgagagagacagacagagagagagcgagagacagacagacagacagagagagagcgagagacagacagacagacagagagagagcgagagagacagacagacagacagagagagagcgagagagacagacagacagacagagagagagcgagagagacagacagacagacagagagagagagagcgagagagacagacagacagacagagagagagagagcgagagagacagacagacagacagagagagagagagcgagagagacagacagacagacagagagagagagagcgagagagacagacagacagacagagagagagagagcgagagagacagacagacagacagagagagagagagcgagagacacagacagacagacagagagagagagagagagcgagagacacagacagacagacagagagagagagagcgagagacacagacagacagacagacagagagagagagagcgagagacacagacagacagagagagagcgagagagacagacagacagacagagagagcgagagcgagagacacagacagacagagagagagagcgagagagacagacagacagacagagagagagagagacagacagacagacagagagagagcgagagagacagacagacagacagacagagagagagcgagagacacagacagacagagagagagcgagagacacagacagacagagagagagcgagagacacagacagacagagagagagcgagagagacagacagacagacagacagagagagagcgagagagcgagagacacagacagacagagagagagcgagagagacagacagacagacagagagagagagagagcgagagagtgtgtctgagctGTACCTGTGGAAGAACACTGCaggctgtgtgtttgtgctggtGTGAGACGTGTCCTCGTCCTCCTCTCCGTCCGTCTCACTGTCCTCTGAATCATCCTGAACACACCACAGAGCatcaacacattcacacacctctCTCACGGAGCAGGATTCACACACATGATAAACATCTGacatacagtggtggccaaaatcaTCAGATCACTAGTGTTATCAGCTGCTAAAACTGGATTTGAGTCAGTTATGTATATCttctgctgtagtgtgtcagtagtgaatctcagttaactgtaataatgcagtgatgtgtgtgtgtgataatcatcatcagtctggagtcacatgaagaaacagactcaatccagaagaactgtctCCGAGACGCTTCCAGAAACCTCCTGAGAAGCTCTGCTCAAGTGCACCGAGgaaaaagctgctttaaacacCAAGGACACACAGCTAATTAGGATTTATTTCATTTACCTCTTGCTCCGATTCGGTGCCTGAGAGTTTCTTGTCTTTGCCTTTGGCTCCAGCACCTCCGTTCTTACGTCCTGAGCCGGGCTTACGacctctgaaacacacacacttcacctgtgaattcacccaaacacacacacactctctcgcacccgcacacacacactcactctcttgcACTCCCACTcatgcacttacacacacacacactcacatgcgcactcttacacacacttgaCCTGTgtaaccccacacacacacacgtgcacactcacgcactcacacacatacactctcacacacactcccacacttTCAAACACACTCTTGCACTCTTCCACACACACTCTCCTGACCTGCGCGGGATCTTCTCTCCCTCCGTgtggttctcctctccctcgcccTGCATGTCAGGAACCGCCGCC contains:
- the LOC132134573 gene encoding dr1-associated corepressor-like isoform X1, which translates into the protein MPSKKKKYNARFPPARIKKIMQTDEEIGKVAAAVPVIISRALELFLESLLTKACHVTQSRNAKTMTSSHLKQCIELEQQFDFLKDLVAAVPDMQGEGEENHTEGEKIPRRGRKPGSGRKNGGAGAKGKDKKLSGTESEQEDDSEDSETDGEEDEDTSHTSTNTQPAVFFHSAARGSPQASLMTSVPLPLQTQDEDEEDYDS
- the LOC132134573 gene encoding dr1-associated corepressor-like isoform X2; its protein translation is MTAQSLCLVLQARIKKIMQTDEEIGKVAAAVPVIISRALELFLESLLTKACHVTQSRNAKTMTSSHLKQCIELEQQFDFLKDLVAAVPDMQGEGEENHTEGEKIPRRGRKPGSGRKNGGAGAKGKDKKLSGTESEQEDDSEDSETDGEEDEDTSHTSTNTQPAVFFHSAARGSPQASLMTSVPLPLQTQDEDEEDYDS